A window of Candidatus Deferrimicrobium sp. contains these coding sequences:
- a CDS encoding sodium-translocating pyrophosphatase — translation MAALVLVLLATAANASEAELVIPDLAKVNFLGMNGHNLLLGGLVICVLGIGFSLVQFAQIRNLPVHKSMLEISELIWETCKTYLIQQGKFLAILWVFIAAIMVWYFSRTMDTFKVVIIVIFSIVGILGSYSVAWFGIRMNTYANSRTAFAGLKGKPYPTMEIPLKAGMSIGMLLIAVELVLMLFILLFVPGELAGPCFIGFAIGESLGAAALRIAGGIFTKIADIGSDLMKIVFKIKEDDARNPGVIADCTGDNAGDSVGPTADGFETYGVTGVALITFILLAVGHKLDPGGKENIQIQLLVWIFVMRIGMIVTSAVSYGINGVYNKGKYGESAKFNFEHPLTSLIWLTSFVSIAMTYLLSYLLIPALGDGTLWWKLSTIITCGTLAGAIIPELVKIFTSTNSGHVREVVTASREGGASLNILSGLVAGNFAAYWLGLAIIVLMAGGYAVSTLGLGDIMVAPAIFAFGLIAFGFLGMGPVTIAVDSYGPVTDNAQSVYELSTIETIPNIKQDIKKEFGFDADFENAKVYLEENDGAGNTFKATAKPVLIGTAVVGATTLIFSIIQLLSAKYGTTGPAGIYEGLSIMNPLFLLGLITGGAVIYWFSGASCQAVTTGAYRAVEFIKRNIKLEGGGEKASVEDSKKVVAICTQYAQKGMFNIFLAVFFSTLAFACVNHYYFIGYLISIAIFGLYQAIFMANAGAAWDNAKKLVETELNMKGTELHAATVVGDTVGDPYKDTSSVAMNPIIKFTTLFGLLAVELAITLDPNVSHFLAGVFLLVSMYFIYRSFYGMRIKTEEA, via the coding sequence ATGGCGGCGCTGGTTCTCGTCCTGCTGGCCACCGCGGCCAACGCGAGCGAGGCGGAGTTGGTGATCCCGGACCTGGCCAAGGTGAACTTCCTCGGAATGAACGGGCACAACCTGCTGCTGGGGGGGCTCGTGATCTGCGTCCTGGGCATCGGCTTCAGCCTCGTCCAGTTCGCGCAGATCCGGAACCTGCCGGTCCACAAGTCGATGCTGGAGATCTCCGAGCTGATCTGGGAGACATGCAAGACGTACCTGATCCAGCAGGGGAAGTTCCTCGCCATCCTGTGGGTCTTCATCGCCGCGATCATGGTCTGGTACTTCAGCCGGACGATGGATACCTTCAAGGTCGTGATCATCGTCATCTTCAGCATCGTCGGCATCCTCGGCAGCTACTCGGTGGCGTGGTTCGGCATCCGGATGAACACCTACGCCAACTCCCGCACCGCATTCGCGGGGCTGAAGGGGAAGCCGTACCCGACGATGGAGATCCCCCTCAAGGCCGGGATGAGCATCGGGATGCTCCTGATCGCGGTCGAGCTGGTCCTCATGCTCTTCATCCTTCTCTTCGTCCCGGGGGAGCTTGCCGGCCCCTGCTTCATCGGTTTCGCGATCGGCGAGTCGCTGGGAGCCGCGGCGCTGAGAATCGCGGGCGGCATCTTCACCAAGATCGCCGACATCGGGTCGGACCTGATGAAGATCGTCTTCAAGATCAAGGAGGACGATGCGCGGAACCCCGGCGTCATCGCCGACTGCACGGGGGACAACGCGGGCGACTCGGTCGGTCCCACGGCGGACGGGTTCGAAACGTACGGCGTCACGGGCGTGGCCCTCATCACCTTCATCCTCCTCGCGGTCGGGCACAAGCTCGACCCCGGAGGGAAGGAAAACATCCAGATCCAGCTCCTGGTCTGGATCTTCGTGATGCGCATCGGGATGATCGTGACGAGCGCCGTCTCCTACGGGATCAACGGCGTCTACAACAAGGGGAAGTACGGTGAGTCGGCCAAGTTCAACTTCGAGCACCCGCTGACCTCCCTCATCTGGCTCACCTCGTTCGTCTCCATCGCGATGACGTACCTCCTCTCGTACCTGCTGATCCCGGCGCTGGGCGACGGGACGCTCTGGTGGAAGCTCTCCACGATCATCACGTGCGGGACCCTGGCGGGGGCGATCATCCCCGAACTGGTGAAGATCTTCACCTCCACGAACTCGGGCCACGTCCGCGAGGTGGTCACGGCCTCCCGCGAGGGCGGCGCGTCGCTGAACATTCTCTCCGGACTGGTGGCCGGGAACTTCGCCGCCTACTGGCTGGGGCTTGCGATCATCGTCCTGATGGCGGGCGGCTACGCCGTCTCCACGCTGGGGCTGGGCGACATCATGGTGGCGCCGGCGATCTTCGCTTTCGGGCTGATCGCCTTCGGTTTCCTCGGCATGGGGCCGGTCACGATCGCCGTCGACTCCTACGGACCTGTGACCGACAACGCCCAGTCGGTGTATGAACTCTCCACTATCGAGACGATCCCGAACATCAAGCAGGACATAAAGAAGGAGTTCGGCTTCGATGCCGACTTCGAGAACGCGAAGGTGTACCTCGAGGAGAACGACGGGGCGGGGAACACCTTCAAGGCGACCGCCAAGCCGGTGCTTATCGGAACGGCCGTCGTCGGCGCGACGACCCTGATCTTCTCCATCATCCAGCTGCTTTCCGCGAAGTACGGAACGACGGGACCGGCGGGGATCTATGAAGGGCTCTCCATCATGAACCCGCTCTTCCTGCTGGGGCTGATCACCGGCGGGGCGGTGATCTACTGGTTCTCCGGGGCGTCGTGCCAGGCGGTGACTACCGGCGCCTACCGGGCGGTCGAGTTCATAAAGAGGAACATCAAGCTCGAGGGCGGGGGGGAGAAGGCCTCGGTCGAGGACAGCAAGAAGGTCGTCGCGATCTGCACGCAATACGCCCAGAAGGGGATGTTCAATATCTTCCTCGCCGTTTTCTTCAGCACGCTGGCGTTCGCCTGCGTGAACCACTACTACTTCATCGGGTACCTGATCTCGATCGCGATCTTCGGCCTCTACCAGGCGATCTTCATGGCGAACGCCGGCGCCGCCTGGGACAACGCGAAGAAGCTCGTCGAGACCGAGCTCAACATGAAGGGGACGGAGCTGCACGCGGCCACCGTCGTTGGCGACACCGTCGGCGACCCGTACAAGGACACCTCGTCGGTCGCCATGAACCCGATCATCAAGTTCACCACGCTGTTCGGTCTGCTGGCGGTCGAGCTGGCGATCACGCTCGACCCGAACGTCAGCCACTTCCTGGCGGGAGTCTTCCTGCTGGTCTCGATGTACTTCATCTACCGGTCGTTCTACGGGATGCGGATCAAGACGGAAGAAGCGTAA
- a CDS encoding thermonuclease family protein, with protein sequence MTKGRTSLVQRLATPAFLFLLLPGLLAGPASAAETGVVEEVVDGDTLLVRTAGSVGAVTVRLIGIDAPERTHPSLGKEFFSDEAAAHLTTLCRGKTVRLEKDAEETDKYDRLLRYVFLPPPDGRLLNEEMLRAGMARAYTRYPFFRKDAFLAAEGRARREGKGLWKDGGMAEARWLAAGNAAPVKVFPSGGRTFVLAHKGLAKAGVERGDLPREIEGILQLRGELSDTEFTSKARDRGFRPIDPSKEIPTKSGSPGQRALQPVPTVRGTIIPWEDAHRHLSEEIVVEGTIVRTHRAKSVMYLNFHPNWKRYLTLVIFVKDLPLFPGNPEMAYKGKKVRVRGEVKVYKDRLEMVVRSPEDITVVQ encoded by the coding sequence ATGACGAAGGGGCGGACGTCCCTGGTGCAGCGTCTCGCAACACCTGCCTTTTTATTCCTTCTCCTTCCCGGACTCCTCGCCGGTCCCGCGTCCGCCGCGGAAACGGGAGTCGTCGAAGAGGTCGTGGACGGCGACACCTTGCTCGTCCGCACTGCCGGGAGCGTGGGAGCCGTGACCGTGCGCCTGATCGGGATCGACGCCCCGGAGAGGACCCACCCGTCCCTCGGGAAGGAGTTCTTTTCCGACGAAGCCGCCGCCCATCTCACTACTCTCTGCCGCGGTAAGACGGTCCGGTTGGAGAAGGATGCCGAAGAGACCGACAAGTACGATCGACTCCTGAGGTACGTCTTTCTTCCGCCGCCGGACGGGCGCTTGCTGAACGAGGAGATGCTCCGCGCCGGGATGGCACGCGCTTACACGCGGTACCCCTTCTTCAGGAAAGACGCGTTTCTCGCCGCCGAGGGGAGAGCGCGACGGGAGGGGAAGGGACTCTGGAAGGACGGGGGGATGGCGGAAGCGCGGTGGCTCGCCGCCGGGAACGCCGCTCCCGTCAAGGTGTTTCCCTCCGGCGGAAGAACCTTCGTCCTCGCCCACAAGGGACTCGCGAAAGCGGGGGTGGAACGCGGCGACCTTCCGAGGGAGATCGAGGGGATCCTGCAACTGCGGGGAGAGCTGTCGGATACCGAGTTCACATCGAAGGCCCGGGACCGGGGGTTCCGCCCGATCGACCCGTCGAAAGAAATCCCGACGAAATCCGGGTCCCCGGGACAGCGCGCACTGCAACCGGTTCCGACGGTCAGGGGGACGATCATCCCATGGGAGGATGCCCACCGCCACCTGAGCGAAGAGATCGTCGTCGAGGGGACGATCGTCCGGACCCACCGGGCGAAGTCGGTGATGTACCTCAACTTTCACCCGAACTGGAAGCGGTACCTGACGCTTGTCATCTTCGTGAAGGATCTCCCGCTCTTCCCCGGGAATCCCGAGATGGCCTACAAGGGGAAGAAGGTCCGCGTCCGCGGCGAGGTGAAGGTCTACAAGGACCGCCTGGAGATGGTCGTTCGCTCCCCGGAAGACATCACCGTCGTACAGTAA
- the mreC gene encoding rod shape-determining protein MreC — MRSFFRNWWRLLVAVALLVASIQVFVRPSIALERAEPVRAVGVVLFRPFYSAADFLRGGISGVWNRYVALVGVSRENERLRKEVIELRERLHETRDAVLENRRLKDLLRYSETVEQRTLGARVVGHDVTPWFRAIFLGSGSEAGVEIGMSVVTPYGAVGRIHKAHPGLSEVLLVTDGRFAADVMVERSRVRAIAEGVGGNFCQLKYVSPAHDVAVGDRIVFSGFDGSMPKGVLLGTVVSVDRPKESLFQKVKVQCAVNFQDVEDVLVILSRPSVPFRAGID, encoded by the coding sequence ATGCGATCCTTCTTCCGGAATTGGTGGCGGCTCCTCGTTGCCGTGGCGTTACTGGTCGCGTCGATCCAGGTTTTCGTCCGCCCGTCGATCGCACTGGAGCGCGCCGAGCCCGTGCGCGCCGTCGGGGTCGTCCTCTTCCGTCCCTTTTACTCCGCCGCGGACTTCCTGCGCGGCGGCATTTCCGGCGTGTGGAACCGATACGTCGCCCTGGTGGGCGTGTCCCGTGAGAACGAGCGGCTCCGGAAGGAGGTAATCGAGCTTCGGGAGCGGCTCCACGAGACCCGCGACGCCGTCCTCGAGAACCGTCGGCTGAAGGATCTTCTGCGCTACTCCGAGACCGTCGAACAGCGGACCCTCGGGGCGCGCGTCGTCGGGCACGACGTCACTCCGTGGTTCCGGGCGATCTTTCTCGGCTCGGGCTCGGAGGCGGGGGTCGAGATCGGGATGTCCGTGGTCACGCCCTACGGCGCGGTCGGGCGGATCCACAAGGCCCACCCGGGACTTTCGGAGGTGCTGCTCGTCACGGACGGCAGGTTCGCGGCCGACGTGATGGTCGAGCGAAGCCGGGTCCGCGCCATCGCGGAAGGGGTGGGCGGGAACTTCTGCCAGCTGAAGTACGTCTCCCCGGCGCACGACGTCGCAGTGGGGGATCGGATCGTATTCTCGGGGTTCGACGGGAGCATGCCCAAGGGGGTTCTTCTCGGTACGGTGGTCAGCGTCGACCGCCCGAAGGAAAGCCTCTTCCAGAAGGTGAAGGTCCAGTGCGCGGTGAACTTCCAGGACGTCGAGGACGTGCTTGTGATCCTCTCTCGTCCCTCCGTGCCGTTCCGGGCGGGTATCGATTGA
- a CDS encoding peptidylprolyl isomerase, with amino-acid sequence MLSVLRRNAGSWAIKIILSFIALTFIWWGVGTYSEQGRNVAATVGGEAITTNELAEAVAGLEKTYREVYGAAFTPEMAKALNLKKQAMDSLIQRKLLLEEAAKMGLSATDKEVQREISAIPAFQQNGQFRDDLYRSVLSYNRVNPAEFEATKRIEITLKKVDGLLTAGALVPETEAKELFQVASRKIRLLVVTADPGKVTAEAPTEGEILAKYEQAKERFRTPARVKLAVAAFTPDRFGRDVQPSEADIKAFYETNSDRFRTEEQRLVARIVLPFGRKDRDAVRKKAGEILARASKGKADFDAQAKAYSRGKGGETWVSRKDAGEPLSGPIFQASVDKVVGPVELPGAFVLARVNRIRFPETLPLSQVRDRVVEQIRREKGKDLAVVKAYEAQPKAASAKTVKGAAAAFGVPVLETGWVGAEGAPGVPAVLAQDALLLPSGEVASVKTVGDTHYLFQVTAKEDSRVPPLAEVRGKVVAEVTQEKKTAAARAALQQVLEASSTAADLEANARKAGLSSSLTGWFAPLSEAVPEALAGAGDLRKDLSALSAKVPVPRKVYQGRAGISVAVAFAGEQIPSDDEWAQRKTDFLKGMAEQKKNAMIQAFLSDRRRSAKVEIRPEALK; translated from the coding sequence ATGCTCTCCGTACTCCGCCGCAACGCCGGCTCCTGGGCCATCAAGATCATCCTCTCCTTCATCGCCTTGACCTTCATCTGGTGGGGAGTCGGCACCTACTCCGAACAGGGCCGGAACGTGGCCGCCACCGTGGGCGGCGAGGCGATCACCACGAACGAGCTTGCCGAGGCCGTCGCCGGCCTGGAGAAGACGTACCGGGAGGTGTACGGAGCCGCCTTCACGCCGGAGATGGCCAAGGCGCTCAACCTGAAGAAGCAGGCGATGGACTCCCTGATCCAGCGGAAACTCCTGCTCGAAGAGGCCGCGAAAATGGGACTGTCGGCCACGGACAAGGAGGTGCAGCGGGAGATTTCCGCCATCCCCGCGTTCCAGCAGAACGGGCAGTTCCGGGACGACCTGTACCGCTCGGTCCTCTCCTATAACCGCGTCAATCCGGCCGAGTTCGAGGCCACCAAACGGATCGAGATCACGTTGAAAAAAGTCGACGGTCTCCTCACCGCCGGGGCGCTCGTCCCGGAAACGGAAGCGAAGGAGCTGTTTCAGGTCGCGTCGCGAAAGATCCGACTCCTGGTGGTGACGGCGGACCCCGGGAAGGTAACGGCCGAGGCGCCGACCGAGGGGGAGATTCTCGCGAAATACGAACAGGCGAAGGAACGGTTCCGCACTCCCGCGCGGGTGAAGCTCGCAGTCGCCGCGTTCACACCCGACCGCTTCGGCCGGGATGTCCAGCCTTCGGAAGCCGATATCAAGGCGTTCTATGAAACGAACTCCGACCGGTTCCGCACCGAGGAGCAGCGGTTGGTCGCGCGGATCGTCCTGCCCTTCGGAAGGAAGGACCGGGACGCAGTGCGGAAGAAGGCGGGGGAGATCCTCGCCAGGGCGTCGAAGGGGAAAGCCGATTTCGATGCCCAAGCGAAGGCGTATTCCCGAGGGAAAGGCGGGGAGACGTGGGTCTCGCGCAAAGATGCCGGTGAGCCGCTCTCGGGGCCGATCTTCCAGGCATCCGTGGACAAGGTGGTCGGGCCGGTCGAGCTCCCGGGCGCCTTCGTCCTCGCCCGCGTGAACCGGATCCGGTTCCCGGAAACGCTTCCGCTCTCCCAGGTCCGGGACCGCGTCGTGGAGCAGATCCGTCGCGAGAAGGGAAAGGACCTGGCCGTGGTCAAGGCGTACGAAGCGCAGCCGAAGGCAGCCTCCGCAAAGACCGTGAAGGGGGCGGCGGCGGCGTTCGGCGTGCCCGTCCTGGAGACCGGGTGGGTAGGGGCGGAAGGGGCGCCCGGCGTTCCCGCGGTGCTGGCCCAGGACGCGCTGCTCCTTCCCTCGGGCGAGGTGGCATCGGTGAAGACCGTGGGGGATACCCACTATCTTTTCCAGGTGACGGCAAAGGAGGATTCCCGCGTCCCCCCCCTGGCGGAGGTGCGCGGCAAGGTCGTCGCGGAGGTCACCCAAGAGAAAAAGACGGCGGCGGCGCGGGCGGCGCTTCAGCAGGTTCTCGAGGCATCGAGCACGGCGGCGGATCTTGAAGCGAACGCAAGGAAGGCGGGGCTCTCGTCCTCCCTCACCGGCTGGTTCGCCCCCCTCTCGGAAGCGGTCCCCGAGGCGCTCGCCGGGGCCGGGGACCTCCGGAAAGACCTCTCCGCCCTCTCCGCGAAAGTTCCGGTCCCCCGGAAGGTGTACCAGGGGCGGGCAGGGATTTCCGTCGCCGTGGCGTTCGCCGGAGAGCAGATTCCCTCCGACGACGAGTGGGCGCAGAGGAAAACCGACTTTCTGAAGGGGATGGCGGAGCAGAAAAAGAACGCGATGATCCAGGCCTTCCTTTCGGACCGCCGCAGGAGCGCCAAAGTGGAGATCCGCCCCGAAGCGCTGAAGTAA
- a CDS encoding rod shape-determining protein yields the protein MIFDRLLGLFSHDLAIDLGTATTLVYVKGEGIICSEPSAVAVHRDTRGTKKVLAVGIEAKRMIGRTPGNIVAIRPIKDGVIADFEVTEAMLRYFIRKAHKARTLVRPRIIICVPYGCTEVERRAVRESAQSAGAREVYLIEEPLAAAIGAGLPITEPSGSMVVDIGGGTTEVAVISLGGIVKSQSVRVAGDKMDEAILQYVKRKYNLLIGEPTAEHIKVSIGNAFPGFSESTEIKGLDMVSGVPKALTLHSDEVREALSEPVRIIVDAVKSVFEETPPELAGDIYDRGIVLAGGGALLRNLDALLREETGLPVTVAEDPLSCVVLGSGKALDELDLLRQVALH from the coding sequence ATGATTTTCGACCGACTGCTCGGGCTGTTTTCACATGATCTGGCGATCGACCTCGGCACCGCGACGACGCTGGTGTACGTGAAGGGGGAGGGGATCATCTGCTCCGAACCTTCGGCCGTTGCGGTCCACCGGGACACCCGGGGGACCAAGAAGGTGCTCGCCGTCGGGATCGAGGCGAAGCGGATGATCGGCCGCACGCCGGGGAACATCGTGGCGATCCGCCCCATCAAGGACGGCGTCATCGCCGATTTCGAGGTCACCGAGGCGATGCTCCGGTACTTCATCCGGAAGGCCCACAAGGCCCGGACCCTCGTGCGGCCCCGTATCATCATCTGCGTCCCCTACGGCTGCACCGAGGTGGAGCGGCGCGCTGTCCGCGAGTCCGCGCAGAGCGCGGGCGCCAGGGAGGTGTATCTTATCGAGGAACCGCTGGCGGCCGCGATCGGGGCGGGACTCCCCATCACCGAACCGTCCGGCAGCATGGTCGTCGACATCGGCGGAGGGACGACCGAGGTGGCGGTCATCTCCCTCGGGGGGATCGTCAAGAGCCAGTCGGTGCGGGTGGCCGGGGACAAGATGGACGAGGCGATCCTTCAGTACGTGAAGCGGAAGTACAACCTGTTGATCGGGGAGCCGACGGCGGAACATATCAAGGTTTCGATCGGGAACGCGTTCCCGGGCTTCTCGGAATCCACGGAGATCAAGGGACTCGATATGGTCTCGGGGGTGCCCAAGGCGCTCACCCTTCACTCGGACGAGGTACGCGAGGCGCTGTCCGAGCCGGTCCGGATCATCGTCGACGCCGTCAAGAGCGTTTTCGAGGAAACTCCGCCGGAACTGGCGGGAGACATCTACGACCGGGGAATCGTGCTCGCCGGCGGCGGGGCACTGCTGCGCAACCTCGACGCCCTGCTGCGGGAAGAGACGGGGCTTCCCGTCACGGTGGCGGAGGACCCCCTCTCCTGCGTGGTGCTCGGATCCGGCAAGGCGCTGGACGAGCTCGACCTGCTCCGGCAGGTGGCTCTGCATTAA